The DNA window ATCTTACTGCAGAGCTCATGTGATAGGCATGCACACTGGATGAAGGCCTCCCCGTGGCTGATTGGTGTAAATCCTCGAGATTTAATTATGCCTGTTGACGGCGATGATGGTTTTTATCCTACTGGGAATGAGCTAGTAAGCTTCTGTGCTCTGTACTTTGCTATATTTGCCATGATGCCTGTATGAATTTTGTATTTCTGTTACATGGTAAACACCTGTCTTGATAGAAACCTGAGGTCGTAAGTTCCAATCGCAAGTATCGGGCCCATGTCTTGGTCTGTGCTCCATCCAACTCAGCACTTGATGAGATTGTGCTGCGAGTTCTGCAAACAGGTAAAGGGGTTTCTGTGCTGACTGATCCAATTCAGAAAAATGTTCTGACAATAAAAATACTCTTTCAATTGCATCCATGTGCTACAAACTAAACAACATTTCTTAGGCTCATCTGGTCACTAATTTATTGATCGGAAAATCAATCATCTAAATTATTATTCTTCTTCCTTTCAGGAATACGCGATGAAAATAACAACACCTATAATCCTAAGATTGTGCGAATTGGACTGAAGGCGCATCACTCTGTTAAAGCAGTTTCCATGGATTACCTTGTACGTGATTTTAGTTGCTAAGTATTTTCTGTCCAACTCAATTACAGTGAGTTGATAAGTTGATATCTTTGCAGATACAACAAAAACTTTCTGGTGTGGATCGCTCATCAGATGGTGGGAGACGAGGGGCTGGTGAATATGATCGAATTAGATCTTCCATTCTTGATGAAGCAGCCATCGTACATTCATTTTCTTATTTCACATTCTTTTGCTTATTTCAGTATTCCAGGaatcatttaatatttgattCTGACTGTCAAGCAAAATTTGTAGGTGTTTTCTACGCTAAGTTTTAGTGGATCATCCATTTTCAGCAGGATGGCTCGTGCTTTTGATGTTGTTATAATTGATGAAGCTGCACAAGCTGTGAGTGTTTGCTTTATACAGATTGTTACATGATGGAGCATTTAGCCACTCTCAGATTTAGATAATGGTATTTTATGAGTTTCTGACTTTCTGTTATGTTGAAATTCTGAAGTTTGGCATATCCCCTTCTTTTTTCAGGTAGAACCAGCAACTCTTATACCCTTGATCCATGGGTGCAAACAAGTTTTTCTTGTATGACATCCACCTATCTACGATTTATGTTGCCCTTCTCTTCAACTATGAGCCTTATCTTTATGCCTTACCATTTTGTCATTATAATACCTTGTTAATTCGCTCAGCAAAGAAATCATACATGGGCATGGcacttttaaatttattttgctgGAGTACACAGAGATCTTTCACTAGCTTAGATTTGATTCTCTGACCATGTGTTTTCATTTCTCAGTGCGTCTGCACAAACTGTTTCTCTAGATACCCTGATACATGAAGCTTTCATCTGAGCTGATTGTGATCTCATATCTAACTATTTCTGTTAATATTTTGTCAGGTTGGTGACCCAGTTCAGTTGCCTGCAACTGTAATTTCATCTACTGCTCAGAAGTTAGGGtaagatctctctctctctctctctgttctaTACATACTCTGGATGTAAGGTTTTACAACATTCTAAATAATACTAATGTATCCATTAGGTACGGTACTAGTTTGTTCAAGAGATTTCAGGCTGCGGGTTTTCCTGTGCAAATGCTCAAAATTCAGTATCGCATGCACCCAGAGGTAATATTGCCTAAATTCATTTAAAAGATGGAGACTGGAGTCGTTTTCTTATTTTATTAATCCACTAAAAAACAGATTAGTATATTCCCCTCAAAAGAATTCTACGAAGGTGTCCTAGAAGACGGGGAGGGACTCAGCAAGAAACGTCCATGGCATTCCTACAGCTGTTTCGGCCCATTCTGCTTCTTTGATGTGGATGGGACTGAGTCCCAACCATCTGGAAGTGGTTCATGGGTGAATGAGGATGAAGTGGAATTCATAACCCTCTTATATCATCAAATGGCTATGCGCTATCCAGAACTCAAATCTAGTTCCCAGGTAGCTGTCATATCACCATACAGGCATCAGGTGAAGCTCTTGAAGGACCATTTTCGGTCGACCTTCGGTGATCAGTCTAAGGAAGTGATAGACGTAAATACAGTTGATGGATTCCAGGTTTGTTTTGCATGCAAATGCAGACCTGCTGTATATGTAGATTTGTAGCAAATCACAGTGATTATAACTTTTGTAATGTTTGTTCTTGATGCTCACATATAGGGGCGTGAAAAGGAAGTAGTCATTTTCTCATGTGTTCGGTGCAATAAGGAACAAAAGATTGGGTTCGTTTCTGATTTTCGACGAATGAATGTCGCCATCACAAGAGCTAGGTCTGCTGTACTAGTAAGTAATCTATGCAAACTCCAATCCTTACATGTCATACCAATTTCTGCATGATTTGCAGTCAAGCAGTACCGTCTTTTGCATAATACACAGCGGATATGCACTCATATGAGTACAGAGGCGTGTTTTTACTCAATAATGGAGAGTTTTGCATCCTAGTGAAGTGTGTACAAAGCAAGGAGCATCTCTCTCATACAGTACTGCTCAGCATGCTAGTTCAAGGTGGCTGCTGCAATTTTTGTTCTGTCATGTGAGGTTTTATCTTACGTTCATAATGTAAAGTCCCTTTCTGAGATTGGTGAGCTGTGCAATATGTAACTTTCTTGGATTCCATCCATTGCACAGGGGCTAGTAAAAGTAAATCATAGACTGGATATCTGGTCAATCAGTTGTTTCTGGCTATATCACTATTTGCTTATGTAGTTAACTTTGTTGGTTTAGTTATCAATCCAAATAATACTTGTCATACCACAGGTTGTAGGTTCTGCTTCAACATTGAAGGAAGATAAACACTGGAACAACCTTGTGGAGAGTGCAAAAGAGCGGGGTCGCTATTTCCAGGTTTGATTGCTGCcaccttttccttttgttcAAAGCATAGGAAGTAAACACTTGAATGAATCTAACTATGAGCACCTTGTAGGTTCCGAAGCCATTCACTGCATTCTTTGTGGATGATAAGCTGAAAACCATGAAAGTGGAGAGAGCTCCTCCGGAGCTGAGGACTGTGCAAGCATTGGAAGCAATAAACGAAGCAGTTGTAGGGCAAGAACTCATGGATGTCGACGATGCTGGCGACCAAGAGGATGAAGGGTACGATGATGATCCCGTGGAGGCTGatgatggtggcggcgatgaCTAACTAACCATTCACTACCACATAGAGGTATGTAGAAGAGCAACATTTGTTTAGGTGGACTTGGATGCTGGACCCCAGCCACAGCCAGGGCCTTTAGTTGAGCCTTCGAATTACAAATTCAGTGCCGTGATTCTTTGCTATTTCGGGTGCGAGAGGTGGCTGAATGCCTGAGTTCATAGTTGCAGGCATAGCTATATCTTATGTTTTAAGTTATGTATGTATACAAAGCCCCTTGCACCAAAAGAGCTGAAAACTGCTCAACTGGCTTTAATTTGTCTGCGGCTATAATTTTGCACGGCAGTTGTGCATATTGTTCCAAAAAAAGAAGTGTTGCTCTAGGCTGTGGCAGTCTGATGGCATTTTCTTTGGTGTTCGTAGGTAAGTGTGTAACCAGTGATTTATCTCATCTTTCTTTTACATGGGGTACTTGCAGTTGTCGAAGGAAACCATTGTTTGCTTTTCTTTATGAAAGCCAAGTGCATTAACCGCAGCATACATGCACTGCCTGAGCGGCAGAACACACATGGGCTGCCATCATGAGTTTGCAGCTGCTGCCTGCGTGTAGATGAGCTGCACAACAGATGGCATTGGCAATATATGCAGTGACATGCACACAGAGACACCGAGAAACCAAGTCGAGAGAGGCGTGTATGCACGACAGGAGGGGTTTCTAGTGCAATtctttggtttttgtttttctcctttttcatgCTCAAGGTAAAGTGAGCTGGATGGGCGCATTCTAAGCCAAGaagtcaatatatatatatatatatatatatatatatatatatatatatatatatatatatatatatatatatattcttttttatagCTCGAACTATAGGACTGGGAGGCACTGGGACTTTAGGCCATGCAACAGTTGTGATAAAATGGACATAGATCCTTTGCACTGCTGCTAGAACTAGAAGTCACTGACAAGCGGGTCTGGTCTTAACTTGGGTGGggcgaaatttccgaaattttaaaCACTGCTCTTAACTTGGGTAGCTATGGAATTTTAATAGCCTTAATACCGGTTGATTGGGTGTGCCTTTTTATTGTCAGCTTCAGACATAACAAGGAATCATTCGAGCaaccataaatatatatatatatatatatatatccaattgCTAGAAGCAATACCTGAGAGATACACGGAATGGCAAGAGACGAAGTTGTTTTCTGCCCATTTACCATTCGTGGTTGAGTCAATGGCGCTTGTGGATTATGTTGTTGAGATGAACTAGACTGTGTGGGATTAGGAGGTACCAGGATTTTCAGGCTACGGGCTTGAGGATGATCTAGCACTAGCAGGTGAAAGGTTTTATGCTTGGATGGATCAGTAAGGTAGATCTACCAGGTCTTGGATGGATGTGAATGCCTGGGACGTGCTTGGATGTGTCCAGCTCAACCACACTGTTCCAGTGCTGAACTATTTAATCATCTGCAGGATTTGAGGCGTtaattcatactccctccgtattttaaatgtatgacgtcgttgactttttaactaacgtttgactattcatcttattctaatttttgtgcaaatataaaaatatttatgtcatacttaaagaacatttgacaatgaatctagtcacaataaaataaatgacaattacataaattttttgaataagacgaatagtcaaacgttgaataaaaagtcaaagacgtcatacattaaaatatagatagTACTTCGTAAAGTTCGCATGATTTGAGAGCATAACTGCTCACTGCCTAGCTAGTGAATGGTGCGCGGTGAGGAGACGGCAAGTGCCGGTGTAGCTAGAGCAAAGCTATATAGGATTGGGAGACAATGGGATCTTTTGCTACGCAGCGTGAAGCGGCGTGTCAACTTTGTTCATGATTTCCACTGTCCATACATACTTGGGAGGGTTACTAGGCTTGCGATAGGAGAGGGGTAGGTTTATATTTTGACCTGCTACATTTTGGAGGAGAATGCATTAACAATGCTATTAAGAATAAGGATGAGAGAGTAGAGATCAAATTGTTGGTTTTACCTATGTCCAAATACCTAGCTACTAGTAGGTAGTCTAGTCAAGAAAAGACAATCGTCAATTCTTCATTTCTGTATGTGGATATTGGTCTTTTTCTTCTGCCCATTCGTTTACCCTTCAGTCTATAAgctgcaacaaaaaaaaattataacctaATTTTGGAGTTGTTTTTGGGTTTTTCTTTATCgtagtttaaaattttatactaTGATACCACGTGTATTTGGGGTTTACTATTTTGATATACCACGTGTATTTCTCAGTGCGAGGTATCTAATAAGGTGAAGCAAATTACCTATAAGCTCGAGTTTATGGGCATCTGCATCACTGCATGCAGTCGCTGCCTCCGTGTAAATGAATTGCACAGAACCTATCCGATGTGATATATTTCAATACCAATGTGATATTTTCTTGGTAAAATTAGTTGTGAAGATAAAGGTCATGTAATCTTTGCATATGgtgatttgaaaaaaagaacTCTTATTTCTTCAGATcagtacagaaaaaaaaaacagataactACACCGATGTTTGTGCCGTTGGCTTGAATTGGTTGAGCTTGATGTGTTTAGGCCAGCACCACTACTGGAATTACGGTTCTGTTCGTCCGTTGAGTTCTACCGCCCAATACCTGGAGATTAATTAGCCATTCTCATGTTTGCCGATTGGGGCTAAACAAACTAGCAACCGGAACCGGGGCTATCCCGGACGAAAGCTCTattaaattataatatttttgaataaaCTGACGATGAAACTTTTATAATAAATGATAGTTACAGTGAAATTTGTCTGGGCTCGAAAATTTTTCTAACCCCACCACTGGCCAGAATTGTTTAATTATCTGTAGGTTTTGAGGTGTTGATACTTCACATGAAGAAAACAGGAACACAAACACAAGAGATAATAGTTTGTACGTATAAATTTCTCAAGATAGGAATATGGCTCTAGAGTCTTTCAACTTTCAAGACTACAAGCACAACCGTAGCTGCATTCTTTTGGGGTTGGGAACCTTCCCCTCATGCAAAACCGGAACGGTAGACTAACGaatattaattaagtatcagcTAAAATAACTTGAGAATTAAATTTATATGATTTGTTAAGACAACTTttctacatgtatatatttttaaagcataccatttaacagtttgggaAGAGTGTAGACAGAAAACAAGAGGGTAGAAGTTGGAAAAATATAGGTAGGCAGAGATAGTTATAGGGTTAATTAGGAGATGATGAGATGTTATGGTGTGCTTCTTGCAGGTTTGAATGCCGTATTATCAGCTATGTTATCTAGTATTATCATAgatactactagaaaaatcaattttacaGTCGGACAAATCGGCTTTTCGTAGGCGGCCACTCGAACCGCCTATAGGCAAAGGCCCATGAAAATAGTGTATTTGCAGATGGGTGAtggccgcctgcaaaaaccGATTTTTCGCGGGCGGATTCCTTAAcaggtccgcctgcgaaaatatttGCATAGCGCAAAAAAAAACCTGGGAAATTCTAAATCCCCCGTACAAGTAGATTCGAAAGCCCTAAATCCATTCAACAAATTTATCAAATCCTCAAATCCATTCAACAAATTCATTGCAATTCTCAAATCCAGTAAACAAATTCATCACATATCAACACAACGAAACAAAAATTCGTCGCCAGTCGAAGCCGTCACTGTTCACGAACAAACCTGCGACAGATCTAGGCGCCCGAGGACAACCAACGGTGGAATTGCTCTCCCGACGACGACCCGAGACAGGCCGGCAGCAGATCTGCGTGCCCGAGGTCAGCCAGCGGTGGATCTGCGCGCCTGGGTGAGCCGGCGGCGGATcaaggcgtcgtcgtcgtcatcacagCCGGTGGCAGGACCTAGGCGTcgatgccgtcgtcgtcgttgcggcAGTCATCATCATCGTGGCCGAGGCCAGCTTGCAGTGGATCCGCGCGCCTAGGCGAGCCGACGACGGCAGATCCAAGTGGCATTGTCGTCGTCATCGCAGTCGGCGGTAGGACTCGGCGCCGTCATCGTCACCAAGGTGGACCTCCTCGGAGCCGTCGCCAAGGCGCCGACGCCACTCCTCTCCCTAGCCAATGcgtgatgagagagagagggggaggggaatgAGTAGGTTGATCTGCAGGCATAATTTTCGTAGGTGGACCACATAAGGTTTCActtgcgaaaatcaattttccagACGGGCCCCTTAAGAGGTCCGTCTAGATTTTCACAGGCGGGGTTAAATCTAGAGGTTCTTTAGCTATTTTCGCAAACGGTTATAAgagggtatttttttttgtccgcctgaaaaaaataaaaagccaaCGTTgataaaaatcgtttttctattAATGTGACCATACATGTTTGGAGAGTTAGCATGTCTCCAAATATTAGCGGTCCACGGGTAAATTTGGACACGAAACACATGCTTAGATTTGCGTTTTGACCTACATAATGGAGACTAAATTGTTGGTTTTTTACTTGTGCCCAAAGTTATTGTTGGCATGCTAGCGCTGATGGTCTCTGTATATGTGCTAAAGGCTGATGATGCGACAGCTAGCGCGAGATGCAGGGGCCAAGAAGAATAGGATTGGGCGGCACTAGGAACTGATGAAGCTGAACGACGAACCAACTTGGGGTGATCTTGATCAGAAGACTCCTTTGGTCCCCAAAAACTTCTGATCTTGCTTCGCAGCGAGATTGATCCTGGTGATTTCATCTAGCTGTTGTGGTTAACTTGCTGATTGTCCCAACTGAATAGAGGGGCGCCCTGCACTTCTCCTTATCTCTACGTATACCAAGTTTGATTTGGATATTTTGAAAGATGACCATGCTCATCTGTTTACACTCTCTTTCGAtatcaattttttaagttaattagTGCTTGGTATTACATGGTAGGATTTGCTAGGATCGATCCAGTGTACACTAAATTTTAGTTTCAGGTATATATCCAAAATCCTGAGAGGGAGGGAAAAGCGTGGTGCTAACAGTAGAAATTAATTTAAACCGATTATCTAGTTTATCTAAGGGTTTAGATCTTTTTATATAGTACTACCACATTAGTCAACAGTAGTAGAAATGTGTATAAGGTATAATTGTCCAAcaaatataggagtatatgggtaaaattataattttttttccactttATTTTGCCCAGAAAGTGCGAACTGCAGATCCTTAACTAAAGTAAAGATAAATTATGGACTTGTACGTCTACAGTGTTTCAGTTCGAAAATAGGACTCGTAGAAAACTTCTTCATGGAATCAATTGGTTCCATATATATGATATTACTGATCGAGCCACAGATCTGTACGAGTAGACTCTTTCGGCTGGAAACTTATCCATACGATACTGCAGATCCAAGGATAGTCGTGTATCAAAAAAGATTTTTGCCGAGCAGTAGCCGTAGTAGATCGACACAGGTGGGAGGATTTGCGCGGAATAATGCTCCGTCGTAAAGTACTGATATGTACTTATGAACCGACTGTTTACATCAATTCTGCTGGTAGTATAATACTCTTCGAATATCCGTGACGATATCtgaaaatatcacaaaaatttCATCACAGATTAATAGTTTCTTGTAGTGTTTGTAGGATATGGGACGATCCCAATCGGACAAGCaagccggcgacgagaaggcaGAGGAGTGGCATGAGTGGACGGGCAGGCGGGCGGGCAGAGGAGGAGCACATGCGGGCGAAGGAGTGTGACGACAGTCGGGCGGGTGGAGGAGCGGCGCGAGCATGCGAGCAGGCaagtgggcggcggaggagctagatggcgggtgggcggcggaggagcaggaCGATGGCCTGGCGGGCGGAGGAGTGGTGCGAGCaggcgagcgggcggcggaggagcgcgaCGGCAGCCTGGCGGGCAGAGGAGCGGTGCGAGCAGGCGGGCGGGCAGAGGAGGAGAGCGACGAAGGAGCGGCGCGGCAAGTCGGCCAGCAGATGAaggagcggcgcggcaggcaaGCAGGCTGACAGGCAGAGGAGTGCGACCGGCGAGCGAGCAAGCGGACGGACGCACGAGCACGCGGAGCGAGCAGCTTTTCTCACGCCGTGCATCCGACCCAGGTGGGACGAACTCATCCACTCGTTTTTGCTAGATGATTTGGTCTTGGATCTGAGGGGAATATTCCTCTAAAAGGACCAACCCATCCTATCTATCCCCCAACCAAACGCTACGAAAAACAGGTTCGTCCTGTCCCAACCCATTCCATCAcaccaaccaaacactaccttaaATCCTGCACAAGATGTGATGAAGACTCAGCTTTCACGAGATGTGCAGggataagaaagaaagaaagaaagaaagaagctgTGCTCATGAGCCATAGGATTGGGATGCACCGGGAACCGAAGCTAACCGTAGCATCAACTCAGTGTGACTACCAGACGATCCCAATGCACTATACTCAACTTCTCTCCAAACCCAGCTCTTGTTAGCGCCGATTCTGATTAGGATATAGCTGCAGCACGTTGCGATGTATGCCCCGAGAAGACGGGTGGTTCAGTTTCACTTGCATGCGAGCCAAGGTAGATCCGAATAAAATGACCATGAATGTTTCACTCTCTCAGCTAATTAACATCGTAATATGTCACATTCCTCTCCTGTACCAGTCTTAAGTGACCACTTGGTATGTTTGACATATGTTACGATTTTCAAAGGTGCTAATGTATGCAGAGGATTGGCTTGAGATTTCAGTCATCCGAAATCGGTGTGTCATCctatataagcattttttttttacaatttacaTGATTCAGTCAGTGTTAACATTCTCCATAGCCTTGTTAAGTGATGAGCCATTAAAGgaacaccatatatatatataccgagAGGAATTGATGCAGAAGGAAGTTGGATGCCTACATGATGCATACACAAGGCCATGGAATCAGGCATGAGTTTGATTCTCAATATAATTCTGGCAAGAATTCTGGGGCTTGGGATGTATCAGGAATTCAAGTATGCCTGCTACCTTGGATTTTGCGCAGGCGAAGAGAATTGAAAGCACAATCACCATCAGATCGGTGCCTTCTCCACCAGTAGCAATCAGGACGGAAATTTTCGTCAGCTGTAGCCTGGAAGTAAAGCAATCGTCAGTTTCTTTTGAGGTTGCTCTGTCTTCTGATTGTTTGCCTGGGTATGAATATTGCCTTGTGATTTTCACGTTGCTACGTAGAAGATCTGAAAGGATTCGATCCATCTTTTTCCTTGTGTCTTACTAAAAGAAATTAGCATGCAGTATGCGAAATGTTAAGTTTGCTTATTGCTTCCTGTTTAAAGGAAGTCGACTTGTATGTGTGACTTTTGTGTTACTAACTTACTATGCTTAAAAACCAAAATGATCTTTCTGGCTTAGGCTTAGGGCTGAATTGCAGAGCTCTAGCACATGAGGTAGCTGGCAGAGCTCGTGTCCGAATTAAGAGCGTTAGGTTGATTTAGGTCGTAAAAAGGGGAAGAGAATAACAATTCAACGAACACCTTTGTGTTTCCTTAAGTTCAATTTATGGGTGGTACAATAATGGAAAAAAATGAGTGCAATTGTTAACTGGTCCTATACCAAGTGAATTTTCTGCAACCATATGTTACGTAAACGCAAAATCTAAATCGGGAGGCATCTCGTCTTTGACCTATCACACTACACTAGATTAAGAAGCGACGCCGACCATATGTGAGAGAACTACTACTGTATGTCTACAGGCAAGCTGAAGAACTATTTTGCTACAGGTcatgcatgtcttttttttctcaacttaTAGAATTTTCTCTTACAATACTTATCCAATTTATGATCCGATTGCATTGttgtattcgttgcaataaaatatttttaataagatctcacataattatattctgataaaaatatatatgtgtattaAATTACTTTTGTCACATATGTAAAtatcacttttagatttgactacattacttcttagatatttatgaaaaaaaattcaataaaacctaaaagtaatttaaataaatcataaaagtaacttGTCATGACATTATTCAGAGTGCCAAATTAAAAGCGGGTCGGCTgctgtatttttcttttgttcaaaGCATAGGAATGTTGAGccttcaaatttaaattagaaatGCAGTGCCGTGAttctttgctatatatatagccCGAGTTCATATTGCGGCCATAGCTACAACTTATTTTCATTTGACATTCAGCTGCTGTGATGCTGCATGGGTGTATATGTAGATTTCTGCACTCTTGGGCTGTTGGCCTTAGAAGGCAGAGAGCAAGAGAAGTAGTGGTGTGTGTGAGGGATTAATTCCTAGGGCAGTTCTCTTGCTTTTCTCCTTTTCATATGCTCAAGGTAAAGTGATCTGGACATGCTAAGGCCAACAAGTATCAAtttctattttcctttttccttagTAGCTCGAACCATAGGATTGGGAGGCACATGGACTTTCCAGGCCATGAAGCACCTCGCGTAATGTTAGGTTCAAGTGCATGTGCTGCAGGCTAGCTATAGGCAGCAATACAAGGCTGAATCAGAAAGAGCCACGAGAGGATCAGAGGCATGCTCCTCCTGTACTTGCTGTGTTGGTACAACTATGATCTTAATAGCTTTTGTACAACTGGATTGATCATGACGTCTTTTGTATACAAAGATCTGTAAAAACTCTCGATCACTTATTTATGGGATCATGTATGCCTCTCGCTACATAATACAATTGTAGCAAAGGCCAagattctattccattatctaagaAACATTGTACAACTGTACAAGAAGAAAACATATTGAAAACGGTAGTGCTGTTTTGATGTTTCTAATTGCCAGTGCTAATTATGAACTTGAGAATTATAAGCATCTCTACGTGTGTATCATTGTCTtccattctttttttccccataaGAAAACATGAAAAGAATATCTGGCATTCATTACATAAAATGGAGAGCACATGCGCTATAATTATTCCTCTTAACCTGGGTAGTAGGTAAATAGCGTTAATACCACTAGGCCATTTGCCCatttacctttttcttttctctcgtgAGCTTTCAGCTGCTAGGATCAGAAACATTTGCCCATTTTTGCCCACTTGCCCACTATATATATTCAGCTGCTAGGATAAAAAACATGAGAGATACACTGAATGGCatcaaacaaataattaataagGCCTAATTTGCTGCCCATTTACCATTCGTGATTGAATCAATGCCGCTTATATATGGATTCCTTCCTTGAGATTAGCTGAATTATTGTGGGATTGGGAGGCACCAGGATGTTCACTGCTTAGGGTACCGGCTTGAGGCCGAAGCGGCAACAGATATGTTTCATGTTGAGCTGCTCTGCTGGGATATGAAAGGTAGGTCTATTCAGCTGTGTGTGACCGTCCTGGCTTG is part of the Oryza glaberrima chromosome 4, OglaRS2, whole genome shotgun sequence genome and encodes:
- the LOC127772215 gene encoding probable helicase MAGATAMA 3; translation: MAVDKSGGGGGGGGASSSSSGVAASTMDRFHKIVLSWDYVRLVADSKGGQQQAKGLGRVKNTYASVAEYLAVFEPLLFEEVKAQIVQGRSDEEEEAGQDWQKGIVASCTESEGFHKVSMAVLDDFREMVSENDLLLLSKEKFEEGVTPSAYAFALVEQRGGRETISLRTFVAGEIKNLNVAKPVSCSRLQRIASIFSTTESFLWILKICSLSTIMREFSGMHSVASLPFKDLILSASEKNSGGNDQNRAWNVPEPLMDYLKTNLNDSQLDAVNAGLSRRSFVLIQGPPGTGKTQTILGLLSAVLHSAPARMQTKGGFDVKKHGPELDIEGKHAHWMKASPWLIGVNPRDLIMPVDGDDGFYPTGNELKPEVVSSNRKYRAHVLVCAPSNSALDEIVLRVLQTGIRDENNNTYNPKIVRIGLKAHHSVKAVSMDYLIQQKLSGVDRSSDGGRRGAGEYDRIRSSILDEAAIVFSTLSFSGSSIFSRMARAFDVVIIDEAAQAVEPATLIPLIHGCKQVFLVGDPVQLPATVISSTAQKLGYGTSLFKRFQAAGFPVQMLKIQYRMHPEISIFPSKEFYEGVLEDGEGLSKKRPWHSYSCFGPFCFFDVDGTESQPSGSGSWVNEDEVEFITLLYHQMAMRYPELKSSSQVAVISPYRHQVKLLKDHFRSTFGDQSKEVIDVNTVDGFQGREKEVVIFSCVRCNKEQKIGFVSDFRRMNVAITRARSAVLVVGSASTLKEDKHWNNLVESAKERGRYFQVPKPFTAFFVDDKLKTMKVERAPPELRTVQALEAINEAVVGQELMDVDDAGDQEDEGYDDDPVEADDGGGDD